atTATATGTTCGTCGTCGCTCATCATacattcatcatcactcatcatacatcacatattcatcgtcactcatcatacatttatcatcactcatcatacattgatcatcactcatcatacattgatcatcactcatcatatatctatcatcactcatcatatattcatcatcactcatcatacaTTCATCACATATTCGTCGTcactcattatatattcatcatcactcatcatacattcatcatcactcatcatacaTTGATCGTCACTCATCATCTATTTATCatcactcaccatatattcatcatcactcatcatacattcatcatcactcatcatacaTTCATCGTTACTATGAAGATGTGTGGAATACACGAATAATTAGcagttcagacacacacacacacacacacacacacacacacacacacacatctgtgtatACCAATGCCTCGTTGGTGCAACATTTTCAAAATACATTTCGTGATGGACAAAATATCAACGACTTTGACTTTATGACTATAAATATAATTACGTTTATAATCCTAACACTTGGTAATGACTTTAGTGGGATTATATCAGTTCCCcctttttatttcatctttcgGTCTTTAAGATACATGATGAGTTACTAGTTGCTCTGTATGactgtggtagaaaaaaaaaaaagataagataaccTTCCGGgaatttatcttatcttatcttatcctgGGGGCAAGGGGGTGGGGGTATTATCTTACGTGTTCTATTGTACATTTCATATCCAGTTACACAATGTTGTCCCCCCCTCTTTCTCCAAGATTAAGCCTCCACtttgaagaaaaaagatgatCCAAGCATTTTCTCTCCAATTTTGTAGTTATTTCAGTATAAGAAATACACATCTATTTTCTGTGTGACTGTAGTAAATTCCTCAGAGTTTCGTAAGAATATTTACGAATCCTCAGTTTCTTTTCGTGAAAATAACTGTACATAGCCACTGAGCTACGAACCCTGAATTTTCCGTAAACACAACTATACATGTTCAGAATTTCGTCAGAATCTAATTATTAGATCCTCAAAATTCCCTGAAAGTCAACTAGAAATTATTGAAATTTCAATCAAATTCCGTGAACTCTAACACATTAGCCTTGAAGAGGGGGTTAGGTGGTGGAGTGGGGCTAGGCAGTGGAGTAGTTGAGTGTAagtagggaggaaggaaggaagaagagggttTGGTGGTGGCAACAGAGAGCACatacaaacccctctctcctccccgacCGTCGGCctggcgggcgggagggagggaggtagccagccaatcagccagccaggtGGGCGTCACGTGACCCAGATAGCACCGCTCCCTTGCCTTAGTTCCCTCTCACTCCTGTTGATAGCGTGTATCAGGCGGGTGATAAGCGCGTGAGGGACGGTTGGGTCTATCACCCCCGAAGGGAATCACCACTTTGACACGTATACCACAAGCAGCAGCAGACGCCaggtatatacatcatatacacctCATACCACTGCAGACGCCAGGTATATACGTCATATACACCTCATACCACTGCAGACGCCAGGTATATACGTCATATGCACCTCATACCACTGCAGACGCCAGTTATATACGTCATATACACCTCATACCGCTGCAGACGCCAGGTATATACGTCATATACACCTCATACCACTGCAGACGCCAGGTATATACGTCATATACACCTCATACCACTGCAGACGCCAGGTATATAtgtcatatacaccttataccaCTGAAGACGCCAGGTATAtgtcatatacaccttataccaCTGCAGATGAAAGGTATATACGTCATATACACCTCATACCACTGCAGACGCCAGGTATATAcgtcatatacaccttataccaCTGAAGACGCCAGGTATATAcgtcatatacaccttataccaCTGCAGATGAAAGGTATATACGTAATATGCACCTCATACCACTGCAGACGCCAGGTATATAcgtcatatacaccttataccaCTACAGATGAAAGGTATATACGTCATATACACCTCATACCACTGCAGACGCCAGGTATATACGTCATATACACCTCATACCACTGCAGACGCCAGGTATATACGTCATATACGCCTCATACCACTGCAGACGCCAGGTATATACGTCAGATACACCTCATACCACTACAGACGCCAGGTACATAcgtcatatacaccttataccaCTGAAGACGCCAGGTATATAtgtcatatacaccttataccaCTGCAGATGAAaggtatatacatcatatacacctCATACCACTGCAGACGCCAGGGATATACGTCATATACACCTCATACCACTGCAGATGCCAGAATTATACGTCATATATACCTCATACCACTGCAGATGCcaggtatatacatatcataccacTGCAGACGCCAGGTATATACGTCATATACACCTCATACCACTGCAGACGCCAGGTATATACGTCATATACACCTCATACCGCTGCAGTTAAAGTGTAGGGAACGTTTGTTAAGACTGTCTTATCATCTAGGTAAGGCAGCCCAATCGGTGAAAGCTTCGTTGCTTATCAACTTAAGATAAGAATGTTTATACAGCTGGGGGTCTATGGTATATCTCGATCGTGTAAAAAGCGTCAAAATCTAGGTTTTCAAGCAAACATGCCTGGCTATCGTGTTCTGCAGACGCACACCTTTCACTGATAACTagacaagctcttcacaatttcattATCAGAAGATACAGTGaatttgtgtggggggggaggagggggtgtataGTTTAGAGGGGActaggtaattatgaataattgAATATTGACATGTCTACAGCACACCTTTAAAGACCGTTTTTGCAAAGGTAAACTCCATTATTATCAAAGGAATTAAGAGTTTAGAAACACCCACGATTAATATATTAATCTCAGACACGTAATTACGTCTTAGATCTTGATCCCATTGTTGCCATTATCAACAGGTACTTAACACTGCTGAATTCATTTCGTAATCGAGTAATTCGAAGCTTTTGGAAATATTTCCATGCTTGGTAACAGCAAAGACCTTTTATTGCCAGCTTAAATACATCAGTATCCCAAGATGATTAGAATTCACTAAGGTATTCTCTCCCGGGTCAATAGATATTCCGTAAACTCTATGACGAGTAACAAATATTCGCGTATTACTCAAGTTTACCAGCAGAGGTGACCCCGTTTATCAGACGGGTGTGTGGGagtaggaaggtgtgtgtgtgtgtgtgcgtgtgtgtgtgtgatatgctgTACCACCAAGCTATTGGTGTGAGGGTAAAAATGAGGGACAGTTCGCTGGTAGGAAGGCTTGTTACAGACTGAGAGGGTTTATTTGTCCCCACCTTGATTGATTCTGATGTTTGTGGGTCGGCAGGCGTACCAGAACTGGCGTAAGAACAACGAAGAGACGGTAACGATGCCCTACGTGAACCTGACCCATGAGCAACTCTTCTTCCTCAACTTCGGCCAGATCTGGTGCGAGGTAAACAGCCCGGAAGCCATGCTCACAAAGATCCGAAGCGGACAACACTCTCCCAATAAGTTCAGGTGAGTCATATGGTACAGTAGCTCCGAAACGTTTCGCTTACTACGAGAATGAGACTGGCGAAATGATGAAGTAGAATCAGTGAGTGTTTCGAGATGTAACTTGCTTCGTTTACTACTAGAATGAGACTGGCGAAATAATGAAGTAGAATCAGTGAGTGTTTCGAGATGTAACTTGCTTCGTTTACTACTAGAATGAGACTGGCTAAATAATGAAGCAGGTTCGATGAGTGTTTCGATATATTATCACTTAAGTGGTCGGGGGTTGCCCCATTCACCATACTGAATATCTTGCTGGTCTATACGACCGGCTCGTATCCTCACTCTAGAGATGaagcagcatacatacatacagcatccTACTCTTCAGACCATTGTTATGTATGACACTAGCAACTGCTGGGTGTGCGTGCACACACTTCTCCTCGCCCCGGAATGATGTCGGGGCGAGCGTTCACTTTGCTCAGCGTTCATTTAAATTCGCGTCCAAACGTCAAACGCATAAATCTAAAGTGATTCTTAACCTGACATACATCATTACTTGTGCATTGTGGTTAATTACTGTACATACACCTTTCAGTAACGAGTCTTCTCTTATACATTCATTGCGCTGTATTACTCTCCTGAAGAAAGCTTTGCTCACTCGACTGATCATATTTCAGGAAATGTTGTTGGGTGTTTTTCCCGTTCTGGTCACGATCAACACTTGTTAGCTGTTCACTTCCCTGGCGTAACCTCGAATCCCCCGACAGCAGTTCAGGGGCAAAGCCTATGAAACTGCGGATGTAACATGTCATTGTTTTaatctaaggaaaaaaaatataactgaTTTGATCATTCTGATGATTCAAAACGCCCTTTTAAAGGCTACTTAATTGGCAAATGCATACGATGATGCTCCACAAGCGTTAATGTAATTTACAGACTGGGTGTAAAAAGCTCTCTGCTTCATACGAATACTACCTTTGTTTACatctgtcttcttcctcctcctcctccttcttcccgcAGGGTTATTGGAACGCTCTCTAACTCCGTGGAGTTCAACGAAGCCTTCAACTGCCCAGTCGGCAGCAGAATGAACCCAGAGCGGAAGTGTAGGGTCTGGTGAGAGGGGGGGCAATGTCGAAAGTGTCACCACGGCAGCAGGGAAGAAGAACATTGGAGGACGTGAGCGTTGGACTACTGACACGAAAAGAAAATGCAGCAGTAGGAAGGacacaaaggaaaataaacaaaagaaaatggatgacaacCGCATTTTGATAACAGTGACTTAACAGAACAAAATACAGGCGCTGTTGAGAAAGCGTACCGTGTGGGTGAAAAGAATTTGGATGAACCAGATTAGATGATGAAGGAAAAATCATGTGTTTAATTGCCAGTAGACCAAGAGAAGGTGACCAAAAAGAGTAATGGACAGCGTCTTGCAGGTTGGGAGCCCAGTGTACAATTACCAGTAACAGGACgactgagtgtgtgagtgtgtgctatCAGAAAACTCAAAACataaagagagagataagagtaAGATAcgagtctgtgtgtatgtgtgtgtgtgtgtgtgtgtgtgtgtgtgtgttttaccataGATTTGAAAGTGGGGGGGACGGGGATAATGTGTTAGCTAGTGTGTGTTGTCACTGCCAAACCTCTTTTGAACAAGGGACAGAAACTGTGGTTCGGTTGTTAAGTGGAAGGAACGGAACTGAAAGagaaatgataaagatatatacGTGGAAAAGAAATATCGATATATGATGAGAGGAAACCTTATAGAAAAGTGACACATGATAAGAACACTGAAAACTAAGATGACCCATAAATAGATGGAAATAAAAACGACAACTATTCTTAATGTCGCTATGCCACCTATtgtcaaatgatatatatatataaatatatatatatatatatatatatatatatatatatatatatatatatatatatatatatatatatgaaaagcacGTGAGGGAAATAGTGAGGTCCCCAAGTGGctagtacatatgtacatatgtacaacacAATGgaggaatgacaaaaaaaaagataagttttcATGTGTACTTTTGTCAGTGTCTTGTGTCACGTTAGGTGAGTCTAGCTATACcagtgtttctttgtttgtttgtttgttttattccTTGTTACACCACATGTGCTCAACCACTCATGTCAACAGTACCCAtaccatactgccacacttgACCTCCCATGAACTCGAAGTCGCCGTGATTTTACCTTAATAACGATGAGTCGTGACTCGTTAAGTCCTTAAAGATTAGTTAGTGGTAATTGGGTTGTTTAGAAAATCAAGTGAAATTTCATCAGTGGTCATCAGTAGTTCGAGATCAAAAGTGAAATCTACTTAATGTTAATTTTGTTGGAGGGAAGAAGTTAACAATTTTTTCCAGTGGAAAAGATAGAAAATGTCTATATAAGATTAATGatacatatatggaaaaaaaattcaaaagacCACTGTCGTTTGACGATTAAACTTatgatatatcaaaaaaaaaaaaatatagccaaaaaaaactttaaagtgaaaaaaaaattagtggaCAATTTATTGATAAGTTATCATCAGTGTTAAATGGAAGCTGAGACCACTTATCATGGGTATACATTTTCTTGATAAATGTTATAGTCTTTACATATGTCGtcgatatatagataatatatataatatatattatatcagaGAATTATAGTTACTTGTAATAATAATAGAGTAAAACCtggatagatttttttcttttttttttgcgagctGACGACAGACTCGTCAGGTCGGTATTTAAAGTTGAGGTTTTAAAAGTACCTGCTGTGTGTTGTTAACTGTTAGTATGTCTTGAGAATTGTGGCTGATAAACTCTATGGGTCTGTccctcttctgtctctttctctggtGGCTGCAACAGCCCACACTTAACACACCTCGGGTCGCATGacagcctcaaaaaaaaaaaaaatgcaaaaatcaccatgacagcaagagacctTTAGCACTTGCAGTATTTAAGTTTTCAGTCCCATAGAATTTAATCAGACAACCTCAAGTCTGTAACTATATAGACCTAAGTACGCGAGGCGTCTCGCTCTACGAGAAACAAACACTTTtaaaaagcttatatatatatatatatatatatatatatatatatatatatatcaccctgaTACTTTTGAGGAATCCACATCACTCGGCGCataaaatgtaatatttttttttttccctctatagTGACTTACCAGATACCTCCTTCCCTTATAACTGTACATAACATTATTACACCTTGTGCAAGTGAAGTCAGCCCGTCCCGCGAGACACAGTCATTCCTGCAATAATTTTTATATCGGTTATTACTGGCCGAGCCACTGGGACAATATTGCCAGCTTCGTGTTGGGGAAGGTCTGGTGGGATGATGTTAGATGTTTCGCATTAGTTTCGTTCGTTGCCAAACGGTCGACGCGGGACGGGTTGAAACAGCAGATTCAAAGGTGAACACATTcccatatgtataaatatttctAATTTATCTCTTTCAGcactttgacaatatatatgtataaataaacctgtaataaagaataaatatgaTAGTAAAAACATGTGTAACTCTCCGTGTGTTACTATCCTAGCTCATACATTAAGTGTACTTTGTAGTTATAAATTCTTTTAGCGTAACAGAAATGTACTATTTGACACGTTCAGTCTTCGGTACAGAAGCCAGGGATCAGGTGATTAGCTTTGGCCACTCTATCAGTGGCCTCTCCTGATAATGCTAGGCAATGGGAATCCCACCGACGCTTTACATGTGTCAACGTGTGATCATATGTGGCGTGTGGCGGCGAAGCAGTTCCTGTTAACGTAATGATCTTTACATCCATCACTTCCAGTCTTTACAACCATGACGTTCtctggcattatatatatatatatatatatatatatatatatatatatatatatatatatatatatatatatatatatatacataactttctTATACAGGTGAAAGTCGcttgagagatatacataaataaggAAACAAGAGGACCTGGTGATATAGTGGGAATGTAGATATCGGGGCGAGCGAGACAAACTATAGAAGACTCTAAAGTGTCTTTAAGAATGAATGCTGTTTATAtggtacggggaaggagttctacagtcgtgttgccccgtctcttaacgatGTATATCAGTACAATGTCTTTTACCTCTACGTAGGaatgcatacacgcacacacacaccctagccaatGGCAGGTATCCATGAGACTCGCTCGAACAGACGGGCGGTATGGTAAATATGGATGGCAGCAAATAGAAGCTCTTAAGTTGAAGCTTAACACAATACTGCTTGGTTAGGGTGTAGAGTGATGTAGTTGGCGGCAGAACAGATGGCGCTAGAGGCATATTTTGACGACTCTTTATAAATACCGGTAATCTGGGACAGTTACTCTTCCTTAATTCATCCTCCTTAGTCCAACTTCATTCGGTTTACTCTGTACACTGGCGCCTTGTGGATATAGCCAGTGCCTTTGTGTTTGTGTAGATGCTTTCCACACGTTTTAAATCAGTGATACCTGAGTGTTACGTTGTGAAGACTGTTTACAAACCAGTGAATATGAAAAACAGTGGTCGATAATCTTAAAACTTCTCCACCTGGTGTTAAAGACAGTCAAagagagtgtaaacattcagttgttgatGGCATGACGATTCACAAGCGTACGAGGCTGCTGGAGCTAGGATGTGGAGGCCAAGACCCCACAGCGCTCTACGTTTGGTTACACATGAGGAATCGCGAAGACACTGACTGGGTAAGTTATTCATCGTTGACAATATGTTTATAATGTATGATGGTAGCGGTGCATTACTGAATGGGATATCGAGTAGCAGGACGCACAGTGTTGTTTCGTATTACTAATCCACATATCTTTTATCTGTGCCTTGTGATGAAATTCATTGTGTAACTGAATAGTATATACCTAGGAATTGTCTAGAAACTACATATTATCACATACGGATGTGTTAGATTATCACATTATGATTCCAAACAAGAAACAATATTTAATAGAAACTATTAGTTCTCAAGGGTCATTTTCACGGGAAAAGATAATGATATTTTCATCCCATCTAGAAAGtatttttgttaaaaaaaaaagatgtaaacatgTTCGGCGGTAACGTGAAGCGTTGCTTCGAAACCCCGAAACCTTTAATGAGTGGGAGTCATTCGGGAGAGTTGAACCCTTTTGAACACGATTGCCCAGGGCGGTAAACGTTCCCAAGGAATGTGAAGTAAAGCAGCTGAAATATACGATTAAAAGTGTTCTCGGCGCAGCTGGATGACGTGTGGtagaattatattatcatttgtaACCCATACCCCCAGCCTCTCTAACTACCTTGTTAGTGAAGAACGGGAAAGAGGAGATACGAAAGAAGGGGGTAAGTTGTTAGGGATTTACGGGAGGAAGGGTGCACGCATTTAGGATTTATGGGAAGAAGGGGATTAAGTCGTTAGGATTTACCGTTACGCGATGACGTATGACGATAGGATCTATGGGAAGAAGGGGATTAAGTCGTTAGGATTTACCGTTACGCGATGAAGTATGACGAACAACGTAAAAAGGATTAAAAACAAAAGCACAAAAATGGTCATATGTTTGTTTAATACATCTAATACTTAGTCTCCTGTTGCCTGTGTTGTTATATGATTAGTGCTGCAATCACAGAAGTATATCTTATGAAAGGGAGGCAGACATGTACTGCATTAGTGTCTACAAACGTCAAAAAATTACAGCTTGAAgaattgaaaagaaagaaaaaaacacaagTTTGAACCAAAAGGAAAATTGCGCGTGTTTGAATGCAGATAATCTATCTTGAAATAGATATGCTCTAATTTCAAGTGAAACTATATCTACATGAGAAACAACAGAGAATAGGTCTTTGTTGAGATGTCTGTAACTCATCAGGGTCCAGACAGCATCAGTCTTACTTTACAGCAACCCTCAGAACAACCCGTAAAGTCCATACACAGAGAAGAGCATGTTTACATCGTGTGTCATCACATGTCCCGATGGCAACAGTGGTTGGTTGACGGAGTGGTCACAGCTGCGTCAGATGATGGTCTTTCCTCAGATGGAACCGTCTTGCTTGGGGAGATGGTTTTCTCCCACCGCACTCTCCGCTTCAGATTGCTTTTTATCTTGGCTTCGAAACGCGGTTTGTCTTCACAGAGTCACAAAGTTACAGTTTCAGGTGATGATTCTGTTATAAAAGCTACCCAGATGCCCTTGCTATAAACTGTTTGTTAAAGATTATAACACGAAGACTTTGGATTGGCTCCATAAAGTTATCACTTCGAGTAAGAGCTACCACTTCGAGTAAGAGCCTCACTGTCTCAAGGCATCTGTTTCAGTGATGCTGAGGACGACGGTCTGGACGAACACACCCTGCTGCAAGCGGTCTTCCTGCACTCAATAGCCTGAGCTGAGTGATCACCTATATCGATGGGTCTCCTGCTCCAGGAGGGAAAAATTCCGCTTCACATAACGAATGAACTTATACCATCGCTCCTCCTCATTTTAGATAGTAACATTTCTGAGGAAGAGAAACTCCTGGGGGTTGAAATAGAAGTACTTGTCGAGGCCGTTGTTGGTCCTCTCGCAAGTCTGGCGCGGCACTGTGATGGGGTCGTCTTTCTGCAACGTCTTAGTCATGTACTTCGACACCTTCCTGACGAGGGACTCAATCTCTTCCTGATACGCCCAGTCGGCAAACACATGACAGATCGCCTGGATGAGAAGCGATCCCTTCCGAGGATCCCGGTGGGAAAGTTCCCCTGAAGACGATGAGAAAATAGAGTACATGTCGGAGTACCTTTGCACACCCTCGTGTGGTTCCATGATGACGTTGCGTGTGTCGAATTGGTAGGGCCCGCTAGCGGCGCAGTCAGACGCGTCTGATGAACCTGGACACTCCGTCTTTCCGGCTACCGCCTGCACGGCCGTGCCGGCCTCTTTTGGGGAGAAGATCGAAGACTCCGAGGCATTCCTGCTAAGTTTTTCGATTGCCAGAAAAATTGGACTTTGAGGATTGATGTTCGTCCCATTTGTGTCCCAATCGTCCCAGTGCTGTTGCTCTTGCTCATTACTCTGGAAAACTCGTTGAACCTCTTCACGGATGACCATCCTCAAGAGATGAGCATCGATTGGTAGACTATCTGATGGCCTCTTACTCTGCCTGCCAGGTAACTCGCGAGAAATGTTCCGACAGAACTGAAGTATGAATAGCTTCGGCTTCCCTCGCAGGTACTCACAGTGGACGTTGTCGAAGATGCCATACACATCCATAAGATCTACCTCCTCGTTATCTGATGTGATGAAAGTTTTGGGTCCGGAGCCGtggctcatgatgatgatgatacaggaacaTAATCTCTTGTGCTTTGGGTCTTGACTGAAGGCTGTAAGAGTCTCCATGAAATCCTTCTT
The sequence above is a segment of the Panulirus ornatus isolate Po-2019 chromosome 23, ASM3632096v1, whole genome shotgun sequence genome. Coding sequences within it:
- the LOC139756860 gene encoding uncharacterized protein; translated protein: MRWREKFQLLALLFRGKKKKKMLKNGRAKPEVAQEDPGKGSEDPQDIPKKEVTWCGYGTEDQASLQPSSYSTEQEDEVFEEESFPTTSNPPADHPYNYVPVVASSTPNNLYPGSDSPQGLTVKDRIPSIIVEDSNHQLQTYESTPQGTSGGGPTVGDFYLRRNRNELGSSALPDDGIEIPKTSGYKPSADSSDYDKKIKGYRGVRRRKNVSHIKVKYTKVYGESDGAYRNDSTPRGLVFMANISQFDGKKYGERKGSETDFENMFHLFQQMGYDVNHRRGKFCQTGRITKKDFMETLTAFSQDPKHKRLCSCIIIIMSHGSGPKTFITSDNEEVDLMDVYGIFDNVHCEYLRGKPKLFILQFCRNISRELPGRQSKRPSDSLPIDAHLLRMVIREEVQRVFQSNEQEQQHWDDWDTNGTNINPQSPIFLAIEKLSRNASESSIFSPKEAGTAVQAVAGKTECPGSSDASDCAASGPYQFDTRNVIMEPHEGVQRYSDMYSIFSSSSGELSHRDPRKGSLLIQAICHVFADWAYQEEIESLVRKVSKYMTKTLQKDDPITVPRQTCERTNNGLDKYFYFNPQEFLFLRNVTI